A genome region from Streptomyces pratensis includes the following:
- a CDS encoding NADP-dependent oxidoreductase, protein MKAISYSRYGSADVLEYGERPDPNVGPDSVLVKVRAAAVNPVDWKAREGYLQAGLEAVFPVIPGWDVSGVVVQPGAAVDEFAVGDEVIGYVREDFLSRGTFAEYVAAPVRTLARKPLSLSFEEAAGLPLCGLTAYQVLYRTLKVQEGETVLVHAAAGGVGSLAVQLARHAGCRVVGTAGPHNHDYVRQLGGEPVEHGDGLAARLRALVPDGFDAAFDTVGGEALRISADTLAPDGRLASIADGEVFSYGGRYAFVRPDAADLAHLAELAEQGIVSVHVDRVFPLEQAADAYRLNQEGRTRGKIVVTVAWED, encoded by the coding sequence ATGAAGGCGATCAGCTACAGCAGATACGGCTCGGCCGACGTACTGGAGTACGGCGAGCGGCCCGACCCGAACGTCGGGCCGGACTCGGTCCTGGTGAAGGTGCGGGCGGCGGCGGTGAATCCCGTCGACTGGAAGGCCCGGGAGGGCTATCTCCAGGCGGGGCTGGAAGCCGTGTTCCCCGTCATCCCCGGCTGGGACGTCTCCGGTGTCGTGGTCCAGCCGGGCGCCGCCGTGGACGAGTTCGCGGTGGGGGACGAGGTCATCGGCTATGTGCGAGAGGACTTCCTCTCGCGCGGAACCTTCGCCGAGTACGTCGCCGCACCCGTGCGCACCCTCGCACGCAAGCCCTTGAGTCTGAGCTTCGAGGAGGCGGCGGGCCTCCCGCTGTGCGGTCTCACCGCCTACCAGGTGCTGTACCGCACCCTGAAGGTCCAGGAGGGCGAGACCGTCCTCGTGCACGCGGCCGCCGGAGGGGTCGGTTCGCTCGCCGTCCAGCTCGCCAGGCACGCGGGCTGCCGTGTCGTCGGCACGGCAGGACCCCACAACCACGACTACGTACGACAGCTGGGCGGCGAACCGGTGGAGCACGGCGACGGGCTGGCCGCCCGCCTCAGGGCCCTTGTCCCCGACGGCTTCGACGCGGCCTTCGACACCGTGGGCGGGGAAGCGCTCCGGATCTCCGCCGACACCCTCGCGCCCGACGGCCGGCTCGCCTCCATCGCCGACGGCGAGGTCTTCTCGTACGGGGGGCGTTACGCCTTCGTACGGCCCGACGCCGCGGACCTCGCCCACCTCGCCGAACTCGCCGAGCAGGGCATCGTCTCCGTCCACGTGGACCGGGTCTTCCCGCTGGAACAGGCCGCCGACGCGTACCGGCTCAACCAGGAGGGGCGCACCAGGGGCAAGATCGTCGTCACGGTGGCCTGGGAGGACTGA
- a CDS encoding phosphotransferase family protein, which produces MSPVHPPGLDLDLLRGHLDRERPGLVKGPLDARVIEGGRSNLTYVVTDGSGRWVVRRPPLGHVLATAHDMKREHRVISALHSTAVPVPETLLLCEDDAVIGSPFYVMEYVEGTPYRTADQLAPLGAERTRAVVLGLVDTLVDLHAVDPAAVGLGDFGRPDGFLDRQLRRWGKQLDASRNRELAGIDELHAALGRELPASPAPTVVHGDYRLDNVLIGGDDRIEAVLDWEMSTLGDPLTDLGLLVMYSSDLGLPESPVSTTSGAPGHPGPAELIERYAARSGRDTSAISWYTAFAWFKLAVILEGIHYRYTLGQTVGAGFDRIGDLVPVFISHGLTTLQEG; this is translated from the coding sequence ATGAGCCCAGTCCACCCGCCAGGTCTCGATCTCGACCTGCTGCGCGGCCATCTCGACCGTGAGCGGCCGGGGCTGGTGAAAGGACCGCTCGACGCACGGGTGATCGAGGGCGGACGCTCGAACCTCACCTACGTCGTCACCGACGGCTCCGGGCGGTGGGTGGTGCGCAGGCCTCCGCTGGGACACGTGCTCGCCACCGCGCACGACATGAAGCGTGAGCACCGGGTGATCAGCGCCCTGCACTCCACGGCGGTCCCGGTGCCGGAGACCCTCCTGCTCTGCGAGGACGACGCGGTGATCGGCTCGCCCTTCTACGTCATGGAGTACGTCGAGGGAACGCCCTACCGCACCGCCGACCAGCTCGCACCGCTCGGCGCGGAGCGCACCAGGGCCGTCGTCCTCGGTCTCGTGGACACCCTGGTGGACCTGCACGCCGTGGATCCGGCGGCCGTCGGTCTCGGTGACTTCGGGCGTCCGGACGGCTTCCTGGACCGGCAGCTGCGGCGCTGGGGCAAGCAGCTGGACGCCTCCCGCAACCGTGAGCTCGCCGGCATCGACGAGCTGCACGCCGCGCTCGGCCGGGAGCTCCCCGCCTCCCCCGCGCCCACCGTCGTCCACGGCGACTACCGCCTGGACAACGTGCTGATCGGCGGGGACGACCGGATCGAGGCGGTCCTGGACTGGGAGATGTCCACGCTCGGCGACCCGCTCACGGACCTCGGCCTGCTCGTGATGTACAGCTCCGACCTGGGCCTGCCCGAGTCACCCGTCTCCACCACCAGCGGTGCCCCGGGCCACCCCGGCCCCGCCGAGCTCATCGAGCGTTACGCCGCCCGCTCCGGCCGCGACACCTCCGCCATCTCCTGGTACACGGCCTTCGCGTGGTTCAAGCTCGCCGTGATCCTCGAGGGCATCCACTACCGCTACACCCTGGGCCAGACGGTCGGTGCCGGCTTCGACCGCATCGGCGACCTGGTCCCCGTCTTCATCTCGCACGGCCTCACCACCCTCCAGGAAGGCTGA
- a CDS encoding YidH family protein, with translation MSEFTRGLRLWFAPERVREEGDTPDYRFSLANERTFLAWIRTALALIGGGFAVDQFLPGLAWGIRAGLALGLLAAGVLCALRAVNHWVRCERAMRRGEDLPVSRFPVLLSLVVAVVALAMVVVVLFGWEGR, from the coding sequence ATGAGCGAGTTCACGCGCGGACTGCGGCTGTGGTTCGCCCCGGAGCGGGTCCGCGAGGAGGGCGACACCCCGGACTACCGCTTCTCCCTCGCGAACGAGCGCACCTTCCTGGCCTGGATCCGGACGGCCCTCGCGCTCATCGGCGGCGGTTTCGCCGTCGACCAGTTCCTGCCGGGGCTGGCCTGGGGCATCCGGGCCGGCCTGGCACTGGGTCTGCTGGCGGCGGGGGTGCTCTGCGCGTTGCGGGCCGTCAACCACTGGGTGCGGTGCGAGCGGGCGATGCGCCGTGGGGAGGATCTGCCCGTGTCGCGCTTCCCCGTGCTGCTCAGCCTCGTGGTCGCCGTGGTGGCGCTCGCGATGGTGGTGGTGGTCCTCTTCGGCTGGGAGGGCCGGTGA
- a CDS encoding FAD-binding dehydrogenase encodes MAYDADVIVIGAGLAGLVATAELLDAGRTVILLDQEPEQSIGGQAHWSFGGLFLVDSPEQRRLRIKDSHELALQDWYGTAGFDRDEDHWPRQWAEAYVDFAAGEKRSWLHERGVRFFPVVGWAERGGYDANGHGNSVPRFHITWGTGPGVVAPFERRVREGMAKGLVQARFRHRVTGLGRSAGAVDTVTGEVLEESGAERGTASSREVTGAFELRAQAVIVTSGGIGGNHDLVRSQWPERLGTPPEKMLSGVPAHVDGLMLGIAEKAGAHHINRDRMWHYTEGIENWNPIWDKHGIRILPGPSSLWLDARGKRLPVPLFPGFDTLGTLEHIMGSGYGYTWFVLDQKIIGKEFALSGSEQNPDLTGKSVRDVIGRARADVPGPVKAFMDKGVDFVVEKDLGALVRGMNALTGEPLIDEDALRREITARDREIANPFTKDLQITAINGARSYLGDRLIRTAKPHRILDPAAGPLIAVRLNILTRKSLGGLETDLSSRVLTGDGSPLPGVYAAGEAAGFGGGGVHGYRSLEGTFLGGCIFSGRTAGRAAAKAIG; translated from the coding sequence ATGGCGTACGACGCTGATGTGATCGTGATCGGGGCTGGGCTCGCGGGGCTGGTCGCCACCGCCGAGCTGCTGGACGCGGGCCGCACGGTGATCCTGCTCGACCAGGAACCCGAGCAGTCCATCGGCGGGCAGGCGCACTGGTCCTTCGGCGGGCTCTTCCTCGTCGACTCGCCCGAGCAGCGCCGGCTGCGGATCAAGGACAGCCACGAACTGGCCCTCCAGGACTGGTACGGCACGGCGGGCTTCGACCGCGACGAGGACCACTGGCCACGGCAGTGGGCCGAGGCGTACGTCGACTTCGCGGCAGGGGAGAAGCGGTCCTGGCTGCACGAGCGGGGTGTGCGGTTCTTCCCCGTCGTCGGCTGGGCCGAACGCGGCGGCTACGACGCGAACGGCCACGGCAACTCGGTCCCCCGCTTCCACATCACCTGGGGCACCGGCCCCGGCGTCGTCGCCCCCTTCGAGCGCCGGGTCCGCGAAGGCATGGCGAAGGGCCTCGTCCAGGCGCGCTTCCGCCACCGGGTCACCGGCCTCGGCCGCTCGGCGGGAGCGGTGGACACGGTCACCGGCGAGGTCCTCGAGGAGAGCGGTGCCGAGCGCGGCACCGCGAGCAGCCGTGAGGTCACGGGTGCCTTCGAGCTCAGGGCCCAGGCCGTGATCGTCACCTCCGGCGGCATCGGGGGCAACCACGACCTCGTGCGCTCCCAGTGGCCCGAGCGGCTGGGCACGCCGCCCGAGAAGATGCTCTCCGGGGTCCCCGCGCACGTCGACGGGCTGATGCTCGGCATCGCCGAGAAGGCCGGCGCGCACCACATCAACCGCGACCGGATGTGGCACTACACCGAGGGCATCGAGAACTGGAACCCGATCTGGGACAAGCACGGCATCCGGATCCTGCCCGGCCCGTCCAGCCTCTGGCTGGACGCCCGAGGCAAGCGGCTGCCGGTCCCGCTCTTCCCGGGCTTCGACACGCTGGGCACCCTCGAACACATCATGGGATCCGGTTACGGCTACACCTGGTTCGTCCTCGACCAGAAGATCATCGGTAAGGAGTTCGCCCTCTCCGGTTCCGAGCAGAACCCGGATCTGACCGGGAAGTCCGTGCGCGACGTGATCGGCCGGGCGCGCGCCGACGTCCCCGGGCCCGTGAAGGCGTTCATGGACAAGGGCGTGGACTTCGTCGTCGAGAAGGACCTCGGCGCGCTCGTACGGGGGATGAACGCCCTCACCGGCGAACCGCTCATCGACGAGGACGCCCTGCGCCGCGAGATCACGGCCCGCGACCGTGAGATCGCCAACCCCTTCACGAAGGACCTGCAGATCACGGCGATCAACGGCGCCCGCTCCTACCTGGGCGACAGGCTGATCCGCACGGCGAAGCCGCACCGCATCCTCGACCCGGCCGCGGGCCCGCTCATCGCCGTACGGCTGAACATCCTGACCCGCAAGTCCCTCGGAGGGCTGGAGACGGACCTCTCCTCCCGCGTCCTGACCGGGGACGGTTCCCCGCTGCCCGGGGTGTACGCGGCGGGGGAGGCGGCGGGCTTCGGCGGCGGCGGGGTCCACGGATACCGCTCCCTGGAGGGAACGTTCCTCGGTGGCTGCATCTTCTCGGGCCGCACAGCGGGCCGTGCGGCGGCGAAGGCGATCGGCTGA
- a CDS encoding DMT family transporter, with amino-acid sequence MSVLVLLLSVGAACCLGFGFVFQQDAARRAPLSDFLSPRLLLDLMRVPSWLAGLGLMVCGMVLGALALGQGEVSVVEPLLATNLLFAMALSRYRTGQPLGRQGWGGLCLLAGGVTAFLLAGEPRGGEAVTAPLRHWLVIGVVAGLAMILTASARHPRTRGAPVLLGLAAGLLYGLQDALTRVSGERLADGGWAALLSGWQPYSVLVLGVTGLLLVQSAFEAGPLRMSLPALTAAQPLAGIVCGIGFLGDQVRTDTGALAWQAVGLAAIVAGIVLLGLHPAMPEGKERHGSTAADRLMLDGPHDSG; translated from the coding sequence GTGTCGGTGCTGGTACTCCTGCTGTCCGTGGGCGCCGCCTGCTGCCTGGGCTTCGGATTCGTCTTCCAGCAGGACGCCGCCCGCCGCGCGCCCCTGAGCGATTTCCTCTCCCCCCGGCTGCTCCTCGACCTGATGCGGGTGCCGAGCTGGCTGGCCGGGCTGGGCCTGATGGTCTGCGGCATGGTTCTCGGTGCCCTGGCACTCGGCCAGGGCGAGGTCTCGGTCGTGGAACCGCTCCTGGCGACCAACCTGCTCTTCGCGATGGCGCTTTCGCGCTACCGCACGGGCCAGCCGCTGGGCCGGCAGGGCTGGGGAGGCCTCTGCCTGCTGGCGGGCGGCGTCACCGCGTTCCTGCTGGCCGGCGAGCCTCGCGGCGGTGAGGCGGTGACGGCGCCCCTGCGGCACTGGCTGGTGATCGGTGTCGTGGCGGGGCTCGCCATGATCCTGACCGCCTCCGCCAGGCATCCACGGACCCGGGGAGCCCCTGTCCTGCTCGGTCTGGCGGCGGGGCTGCTCTACGGACTGCAGGACGCCCTGACCAGGGTCAGCGGGGAGCGGCTTGCCGACGGCGGCTGGGCGGCGCTGCTCTCGGGCTGGCAGCCGTACTCGGTCCTCGTCCTGGGGGTGACCGGCCTGCTCCTGGTCCAGAGCGCGTTCGAGGCGGGCCCGCTGCGGATGTCCCTCCCCGCGCTGACCGCGGCGCAGCCACTGGCGGGCATCGTCTGCGGTATCGGGTTCCTCGGCGACCAGGTGCGCACCGACACGGGCGCCCTGGCCTGGCAGGCCGTGGGGCTGGCCGCGATCGTGGCCGGGATCGTGCTCCTGGGACTGCACCCGGCGATGCCGGAGGGGAAGGAGCGACACGGTTCAACGGCCGCGGACCGGTTGATGTTGGATGGGCCCCATGACTCCGGCTGA
- a CDS encoding DUF202 domain-containing protein yields the protein MTTGERDPGLQPERTRLAWRRTTLACTVVAVLAVRQALRSGPAGAGMLAVALSLLAWLGFLVVAHRRVTGMGTSRPAPLSPRHALTSAACTVALAVFAVATLF from the coding sequence GTGACCACGGGGGAACGCGATCCCGGCCTCCAGCCGGAGCGGACACGGCTGGCCTGGCGCCGCACGACCCTCGCCTGCACGGTGGTGGCCGTGCTCGCGGTCCGGCAGGCACTCCGCAGCGGGCCGGCCGGGGCGGGGATGCTCGCGGTGGCCCTCAGCCTGCTGGCCTGGCTGGGCTTCCTCGTGGTGGCGCACCGGCGTGTGACGGGCATGGGGACGTCGCGGCCGGCCCCGCTGTCGCCGCGCCACGCGCTGACGTCCGCCGCGTGCACGGTCGCGCTCGCGGTGTTCGCCGTCGCGACGCTGTTCTGA
- a CDS encoding APC family permease codes for MSTGRTDTSETGTGRTAGDTGGINTYKGEERALRAGRLGTPGLLLSVLAASAPLMVVAGVMPTVFGVMGIVGQPLLYVILGIVLMLFGVGYAEMSRHVHNAGAFYAYIARGLGPTAGAGASLVALVAYSAMQVGIYGILGFEVSGLFATYLDIDLRWWIPALFAVALVGVLGWLKIDLNAKVLGVLLVVECALVVIFDIAAVSDPGPEGLSLHAFNPETLTGAGLGTALCFCIAAFVGFEQAPVYAEETSRPQIVVSRVMFLAVGYAALFLAVSSWALTVAAGPSSIAGTSLEQGPGMLFGLTEERLGTTFTDVLHVLFVTGMFAALLSFHNVVARYAFAMGREGLLPAGFGRTNKASGAPATGSMLQSAVSVVIVLAFAVTDDRPVGDPTAPVLHLFTWMGNVGALGVIVLMAAASFAVIAFFVRRGAGRVQAPRLVASGLAGLALLAIAVFTVRDFDVLVGSGPGSALNWLLPGVIVLALAGGLAYGAVLRRTRPEVHARIGLGNEAFQLEKAAEGEAVPR; via the coding sequence ATGTCGACGGGCAGAACAGACACGAGCGAGACCGGCACCGGCAGGACGGCCGGGGACACCGGCGGGATCAACACCTACAAGGGCGAGGAACGCGCGCTGCGCGCAGGCCGGCTCGGCACCCCCGGCCTGCTGCTGTCCGTTCTCGCCGCCAGCGCCCCCCTGATGGTGGTCGCGGGGGTGATGCCCACGGTCTTCGGAGTGATGGGCATCGTCGGGCAGCCCCTTCTCTACGTCATCCTCGGCATCGTCCTGATGCTGTTCGGTGTCGGCTACGCGGAGATGAGCCGGCACGTCCACAACGCCGGTGCCTTCTACGCCTACATCGCCCGCGGCCTCGGCCCCACGGCCGGTGCGGGTGCCTCGCTCGTCGCACTGGTCGCCTACAGCGCCATGCAGGTCGGCATCTACGGCATCCTCGGCTTCGAGGTCTCGGGGCTGTTCGCCACCTACCTCGACATCGACCTCCGGTGGTGGATCCCCGCCCTGTTCGCCGTGGCGCTCGTCGGCGTACTGGGCTGGCTCAAGATCGACCTCAACGCCAAGGTCCTCGGTGTGCTGCTCGTCGTCGAGTGCGCCCTCGTCGTGATCTTCGACATCGCCGCCGTCAGCGACCCCGGCCCCGAAGGTCTGTCCCTGCACGCGTTCAACCCCGAAACCCTCACCGGAGCCGGCCTGGGCACCGCGCTCTGCTTCTGCATCGCCGCGTTCGTCGGCTTCGAGCAGGCCCCGGTGTACGCGGAGGAGACCAGCCGGCCCCAGATCGTCGTGTCCCGCGTGATGTTCCTGGCGGTGGGCTACGCCGCGCTGTTCCTCGCGGTCAGCTCCTGGGCCCTGACCGTCGCCGCGGGGCCCTCCTCGATCGCGGGCACCTCTCTCGAGCAGGGCCCGGGGATGCTCTTCGGCCTCACCGAGGAGCGGCTCGGCACGACCTTCACCGACGTCCTGCACGTCCTCTTCGTCACGGGCATGTTCGCCGCGCTGCTCAGCTTCCACAACGTGGTCGCCCGCTACGCGTTCGCCATGGGCCGCGAAGGGCTGCTGCCCGCGGGCTTCGGCCGCACCAACAAGGCCAGCGGGGCCCCTGCCACCGGCTCCATGCTGCAGTCCGCGGTGAGCGTCGTGATCGTGCTCGCCTTCGCCGTCACCGACGACAGGCCGGTCGGCGACCCCACCGCACCCGTCCTGCACCTGTTCACCTGGATGGGCAATGTCGGAGCGCTCGGCGTCATCGTGCTGATGGCGGCGGCCTCCTTCGCCGTCATCGCGTTCTTCGTGCGGCGCGGCGCCGGGCGGGTGCAGGCGCCACGGCTCGTCGCCTCCGGACTCGCGGGCCTCGCACTGCTGGCCATCGCCGTCTTCACGGTCCGGGACTTCGACGTCCTGGTCGGCTCCGGCCCCGGCTCGGCGCTGAACTGGCTGCTGCCCGGCGTCATCGTGCTGGCCCTCGCCGGTGGTCTGGCCTACGGGGCGGTACTCCGCCGCACCCGGCCCGAGGTCCACGCGAGGATCGGTCTCGGGAACGAGGCGTTCCAGCTGGAGAAGGCGGCGGAGGGCGAGGCCGTTCCACGCTGA
- a CDS encoding NUDIX domain-containing protein, producing the protein MTPADEILDIVDENDVVVGQAPRGEAMARKLRHRCVFIEARDAAGRVFVHRRTATKLVFPSHYDMFVGGVVGAGESYEEAALREAEEELGVSGLPRPAPLFKYLYESPLHSWWSYVYEVRCELPVRPQAEEVDWHTFLTGAELEDRLGDWTWVPDGLETYHRLREFRAGGRAGTTG; encoded by the coding sequence ATGACTCCGGCTGACGAGATCCTGGACATTGTCGACGAGAACGACGTCGTCGTCGGGCAGGCGCCCCGCGGCGAGGCGATGGCGCGCAAGCTGCGCCACCGCTGCGTCTTCATCGAGGCCAGGGACGCGGCGGGCCGGGTGTTCGTGCACCGCAGGACGGCCACGAAGCTGGTGTTCCCCTCGCACTACGACATGTTCGTCGGCGGGGTCGTCGGCGCGGGTGAGTCGTACGAGGAGGCGGCCCTGCGGGAGGCCGAGGAGGAGCTGGGTGTCTCCGGCCTCCCCCGGCCCGCACCGCTCTTCAAGTACCTCTACGAGAGTCCGCTGCACAGCTGGTGGTCGTACGTGTACGAGGTGCGCTGCGAGCTGCCGGTACGGCCGCAGGCGGAGGAGGTCGACTGGCACACCTTCCTGACCGGCGCCGAGCTGGAGGACCGGCTCGGTGACTGGACGTGGGTGCCGGACGGCCTGGAGACCTACCACCGTCTGCGGGAGTTCCGGGCCGGCGGCCGCGCGGGGACCACCGGATGA
- a CDS encoding ASCH domain-containing protein, which yields METPEPLKPFLLAFPGPLRDRLVAAVLSGEKVSTSGLLVEYEVEREELPPVGERSALIDSDGREVAVVELTEVRVLPLGSVGLRHALDEGEGYASVAEWRAGHEAFWHGEEMREALGDPSFTVDDGTMIVVERFRVVERLA from the coding sequence ATGGAGACACCTGAGCCGCTCAAGCCCTTCCTCCTCGCGTTCCCCGGGCCGTTGCGCGACCGGCTGGTGGCGGCCGTCCTGTCGGGCGAGAAGGTCAGCACGTCCGGACTGCTCGTGGAGTACGAGGTGGAGCGGGAGGAGCTCCCTCCCGTGGGCGAGCGGTCCGCACTCATCGACTCCGACGGCCGGGAGGTGGCCGTGGTCGAACTCACGGAGGTACGGGTCCTGCCGCTGGGCTCGGTGGGGCTGCGGCACGCGCTCGACGAGGGAGAGGGATACGCGTCGGTCGCGGAGTGGCGGGCGGGGCACGAGGCGTTCTGGCACGGCGAGGAGATGCGTGAGGCCCTGGGGGACCCGTCGTTCACCGTCGACGACGGCACGATGATCGTGGTGGAGCGCTTCCGGGTGGTGGAGCGGCTCGCCTGA